Within Pseudomonadota bacterium, the genomic segment TCAGGCGATAGACGTACAGGCAGGGGGAGGCCTCATCGATGAGCACCCCTTCAGCGCGCATTCGCGAAAATCGGCTGGCAGCCGACGCGTACACCTCATCGCTGTACGGGTGCGTGCTCTCGGGCAGGTCGATCTCAGAGCGCGACACGTGGAGGAAGCTGTGCGCGTTCCCCGCGGCAAGCGCCGCAGCCTCAGCACGGTCGACGACATCATAGGGCACCGATGCCACCTGGGCGGCGACATCAGGGCGTGGACGAAGGGCTCTGAAGGGACGCAGTACGGACATGTGGCGCGGGTTCAGGCATCAACGAAGAGTTTCCTTCTCGACAAGAACGGCTTTCACGGTGAAAGGACCTGTGCGCAAACGATTTTTCTGCTACGTTCATGGGCAGAAAGCCAGCATGAAAAGCCAGAACGAGCACGTCGACAAACCGACCCAGGCGCCACCGCGAACACCCGCATGGCCGATGGTCCTCACGGGAGCGCTCATCGCCGCCTTGCTGGGCGCGCTGCCGTTCATCCACGCGTCATCGGCGGTCACGGCGCACATCCGCCGCATGTCTGCCGAGCTGAG encodes:
- a CDS encoding DUF1015 family protein, translated to MSVLRPFRALRPRPDVAAQVASVPYDVVDRAEAAALAAGNAHSFLHVSRSEIDLPESTHPYSDEVYASAASRFSRMRAEGVLIDEASPCLYVYRL